CAGATCTTCCAGGGCTTCCAGTGTCTTGCCAGTTGCGTCGACATTGGGCCCCCCCGCCTGAGCTAAATCTCGCCTCCCACCACCCCCTTTACCTCCAAGAATGGCAGCGCCCTTCCGAACAAACTCTACCGCATCGTAACGTCCCGTAAGATCTTCTGTGACACCGATAACTAGCCCAACTTTTCCATCAGTGACAGATAAAAGGACGATTATGCCCGACCCTATTCTTTTCTTCATCTGATCTGCAAGTCCTCGTAGCTCTTTCGGAGGAATTCCGTCAATTTGTTGTGCTAAAAAATCAGTGTCACCGATCCGTTTGGGCTTACTTTCTGAATTGCGTCCAGACCCACTTCCCAGGCCAGCTTGCCTGGCGACGGCTAAGTTTTTCTCTAGTTTTCGTTTTTCGTCGAGTAATGTGTGGACCCGTTCATCAATATCAGCCGTGCCGACACGCAGTGCGTCAGCGGTGCGCCGCAGTAGTGCGTCTTTTTGTTGAAACAGCTCTATAGCCTCTAGCCCCGTAACGGCTTCGATTCTTCGTATGCCGGATCCCACAGCTGTTTCATTAAAAATAAACAGGGATCCAATATCGCCTGTACGTTCAACGTGGGTCCCGCCACAAAGCTCTCTTGAATAATGGTCCTCGTCCTCGTGCCCAATTGTTACTACTCTAACTTCTGCACCGTATTTTTCACCAAATAGGGCCAAGGCACCGCCAGAAATTGCTTGGGCAGGTGTCATCAAAAGTGTCTGAATAGGACTATTTCGCAGAATCTCGGTATTGATCTCTAGTTGTATTTCCTGCAACTCATCGGGGGTAATGGGTTTTGGGTGGCTAAGGTCAAATCTCAATCGTTCAGGACTTACTAGTGAACCCTTTTGAGACACATGATCTCCAAGATGGTTTCTCAGAGCAGTGTGTAAAAGGTGTGTTGCCGAGTGATTCCGTCGAGCAGCATTTCTTTTTTCAGAGTTCACCTGCAGATCGATAATGTTGCCAGGAGCTAAAGTGCCTGTTTTGATAGTCCCTATATGTATTATTAGGTCGTCGGCCTTTCTCACGGTTTTAGTGACATCAATATGGAGTCCGTATTGGTCTGATATGGTTCCTATATCTCCAACCTGTCCACCAGATTCCCCATAGAAAGGTGTTTGATTGACCAAAACCATGGCGGGCGCTCCGGCTTTTGCTGCTTCGACAATATTTTGGTTTGAAATTACGGCAAGTACAGTCGCTTCTGCCGAAGTAGTTGTATAGCCCAGAAATTCAGTGGCTCCATGCGCCTGTTTCAAGTCAAACCACATTTGCTCCGTTGCTTGGTCACCGGATCCTGACCAATTGCTTTTGGCAAGTGCGCGTTGTTGGTCCATTGCCTTATCAAACTCTACGCGATCGACTGTGCGGCCCTGTTGCCGAAGGACATCCTCCGTTAAATCTAAAGGGAAACCATAGGTATCGTAAAGTTGGAAAGCAACTTCGCCCGGAAGTTCTTGGTCGGAACGGAGTTTGCTTGTTGCTTCTTCCAGTAGGCGCATACCTTTTCCTAAAGTCTCTCTGAAACGGGTTTCTTCAAGCTTAAGTGTCTCTGAAATGAGCGACTGGGCCCGAAGAAGTTCTGGAAACGCCTCCGACATTTCTTGAACAAGGGTGGGCACTAATTTCCACATGAGCGGTTCAGGTACGTCCATTAGGTGGGCGTGCCGCATTGCTCTCCGCATTATTCGCCTCAGCACATATCCCCTTCCTTCATTAGACGGCATGACACCATCTGCTATGAGAAAGCTCGCAGCCCGGAGGTGGTCTGCAATTATCCTATGGGATGCAGAAAAGCTGTTCAGGCCCTGTGTTGAGCTTTTTTCCTTCGATTCATTAATCAAGCTCCGAAATAGGTCAGTTTCATAGTTATCGTGGACCCCTTGCAGTATGGCAGCTATTCTTTCCAGCCCCATACCAGTATCGATGGCAGGGTTTGGTAAATTAGTGCGTTTCCCATCGGACTTCTGATCAAATTGCATGAAAACTAGGTTCCAGATTTCTACGAACCTATCGCCATCTTGGTCGGGGCTTCCGGGAGGTCCCCCAGGTATATGATCACCATGATCATAAAAAATTTCCGAGCATGGGCCACATGGGCCAGTGTCTCCCATGGCCCAGAAATTGTCATTGGTATCTATTCGAATAATTCGTTCTGCGGGTAATCCTGAGATTGTTCTCCAGAGATTAAAGGCCTCATCATCTGTATGATAAATGGTAACTAGTAGGCGATCAGCCGGTAGTTCAAATATCCCGTTAACTAATTGCCAGGCGAGTAGGATAGCGTGCTCCTTAAAGTAATCCCCGAAAGAAAAATTACCCAGCATTTCAAAGAATGTATGGTGGCGTGCCGTGTAGCCGACATTATCTAAATCGTTATGCTTACCTCCTGCTCGGACACATTTTTGGCTGGTGGCGGCCCGGGATGTTATCCGCTCCTCGGTCCCTGTGAAGATATTTTTAAATTGAACCATTCCCGCATTAGTGAAGAGAAGTGTTGGATCATTGTGGGGGACTAAGGGGCTAGACGGGAGAATCGTATGGCCGTTTTCTTCAAAGAAATTCAAAAAAGTAGACCGTATATCTTTTGTACTTGGCATAATTTACACCCGCCTCCCGTCCGAATCTTGGTGGTTGGCCAGAGACGAACTTGGTGCCGTGCAGGCCTTTAATATAGCGTTCTATATGTCAACAGAGACTATATTTAACTGTTGAGAGGAGCGGTGTCTAGGCGAGGTGATGGGTGTCAGCTAATTTCAGTCTTAGATTATTTACAATTTACCCTTTGTTGAGGAGAAATGCTCCTCCAACATCCCAGTTATAAATTGATGGGTGAACGAGCTATTTTCCTGTTGTTCTGGCCCACATATATTCAGCCTTTTGATGCTTTAGTTTCGATAGTTTTTTCATCCACTTCTTCGATTGCTGCTCTACTATCTCCTAGGCCCGCACTAATACGGACGTTAGCTTCTATTTCGGCGGATACCTCAGGATGTTCCAATAGGTACTGCTTAGCATTTTCTCGGCCCTGTCCTATCCTCTGGTCTTTATAGGAGTACCATGATCCAGATTTTTCTATAGATCCATTCTTGGCGCCTATGTCTAAGAGTTCACCAACTTTTGAAATACCTTCGCCATACATGATATCAAATTCAACGGTCTTAAATCGTGGAGCTAACTTATTCTTGACAACTTTCACTCTTGTATGATTCCCAACAATTTCGTCTCTATCTTTTATGGCTCCGATTCTTCTTATGTCTAAACGAACAGACGAATAGAATTTAAGGGCATTGCCGCCTGTGGTGGTTTCTGGGTTGCCATACATCACCCCAATTTTCATGCGTATTTGGTTTATAAAAATAAGAGTGCAGCGGGATTTTGCTATTGAACCAGTCAGCTTACGCAGGGCCTGGCTCATTAGACGAGCTTGTAACCCCACATGATGATCACCCATCTCACCTTCTAATTCCGCTTTTGGAACTAGCGCAGCCACACTATCTACGACCAAAACATCTATGGCCCCTGATCTTACTAAAGTATCAGCGATTTCAAGTGCCTGTTCGCCGGCGTCAGGTTGGGATATCAGTAACTCATCTGTATCTACATTGAGCTTCCTGGCATAGACCGGGTCAAGTGCGTGTTCAGCGTCAACAAATGCACATGCCCCTCCTCTTTTCTGTGCTTCGGCTACTACATGGAGTGCCAGGGTAGTTTTCCCAGAGCTTTCTGGACCATAAATTTCAACAATCCGGCCACGAGGTAATCCTCCTATACCTAGTGCTATATCGAGTTCGATTGAGCCAGTCGGAATTACCTCAGTCTCAACCACCTGTTCATCTTGTCCGAGTTTCATGATTGAGCCTTTGCCAAACGCTCGCTCAATCTGGCTCAGGGCGGCATCAATTGCTTTTTCTTTATCCATTTTTTCTGGGTCAACAACGCGTAATGATGGATCAGACATCGGGTTAGTTTCCTTCTTATTTCATAGGCTCTGAGGCAATTCAATGGAAAGAAATGTACTCGTTTTGTTCTAATATGCAAGGTATTATTGTAAATATAAGGAAATAAAAAGAAATTAATGTATGTTCGTGATTTGTCTGCCAAATTTGGTCTATGGTATTAGTGAATGATAGGCTAGGCATGAGGGCGGTCTAAGTCCCCGAAAGAATTTGTAGCATTGTGATTCTTCTATTGTGTTGCTGGAGAATTTCCGGCAATTAGCATGCTTCGGGTTGTTTTTTTTGAGAGCGATAGAAATGGCTACTGAGTGGAAGTACCAAATTCGGTTAAGTTTAACAGATAACGCTGCAAAAGAGATTAGAGAAGCTCCCACGGGTCCAAAATTTTCAGAGTTGAATTTTATCTTGGATAAACACGGAGCAACACTCAAATGCCAATTTGATGCGTTTTCTGAATATGTGTCTGAAGCTGAAAGAGAAGGGCGGGAAAATTATGCTCTATATCAGTGGACTAAAGATACCATCGAGGATGTTGAGAAAAAATCCAAGTATTTAAGGTCTTTTACAGTGTATGTTTTAGAGGAGCAGGTTTACTCAGCTGCTTTAGCTGAGCCTTTAGAACGCGACCTCAAGTCTCTTAAAAGCAGTGAATTCATTTTGGGGATATCAAAATACGATACAAATCCAGCAAAAAATCCACAAATGCCGGCCAAGTATAGAACTTAAGAGAGGGGTAATCTGGAAATGCATCCGGGTATGCGTAGGGCTAAAAAAGCAAAAGAGCACCAAAAGGAAAAGTTATTCTCTTTAGTTTGATAGGCCTGTGGTGCTGTGAGGTGTCATGGTTATGCGCACCAACGAGCCAGTGATAGCTCTCGCCTCAATTTCAATGGTGGCAGCCCGATCTCCGCGAGTAAATGTTAATACGCTGGTTTCTGATTGGACACTGGCTATCGGCTTCCAACCAAACTCTGGCATCTCGACGGTATAGACCGCAAATGCGTCCGCCGGGTTTTTAGAAAGCGTAACTATCAGTCTGCCCGTCCATCCTTCGCCACTTCCAAGAATAAGCGAGTTTTGAACATCAAAATTAGTTCCTACAGGTATGGGGATGTCTGTGAATAGTTGAAAAGCTGTTGTTGGAGTTTTTGAGCCTTTCTCATTCGACGAGTTTTGTGTCAGTAGTCCAGGACCACTTTGGCAGGCGCTTATGAGGATTAAAAGGCATAACCCAAACGTTAGCTTCATCTTCTTAAACCATAAGAGATGGAGCCGCCTATCCTGGTCAGCCATTCGTATTTTAGGCATTATTAAACCCGATTATCGGCCGTATATATATCGCTACTTATAAATTAAAAGAGCCCGGAGGTCCACTTTTCTTCTCAACCGCCTGTTTCCGGAGGGAGAAGTTAGGAAGTAGTGCTATTTCCTGGAATATGGTAGCGGAGAGTGGACTCGAACCACCGACCTCCGGATTATGATTCCGCTGCTCTAACCAACTGAGCTACTCCGCCACTGCCTCGCCTATAAGACCCGTCTTNGGGGGTGTCAAGGCCCGCTCCAAAATAGGGCACTTTCGCTTGACTTGCTCTAAGGGTATTCTTCCATTAAGTCTCCTCAAGGAAGGTCAGATTCAGGGTAACTTAGACTCATGGAGAAAATCGCTGTTCTTGGATTAGGCTATGTTGGGTTGCCTGTTGTAACTGCTTTTGCTGAATTTCACGAAAGTGTGATTGCTTACGATATAAATACCTCCCGTATCGATGAGCTTCGGAAGGGTTTTGATCGCAATGGCGATATAACGCCAGAACTTTTAAGGATGCATAGCAAGATTTTCACGTCTAACTCGGACCGACTATCTGATGCTAGCTTTTATGTGATTGCTGTCCCAACCCCGATAACGGAGGAGCATGAACCTGATTTAGGGCCCGTTACGGCCGCCTGTAAAATTATTGGAAGTTATCTTGCCGAGGGAGATCTAGTTGTATTGGAGTCGACCGTATATCCAGGTGTTACGGAAGAGGTCTGTGGGCCAATATTACAAAATGTTTCAGGCTTAATTGCCGGCAAAGACTTCGCCCTTGGATATTCTCCGGAGAGAATAAATCCTGGGGATAAAGAACATAATTTTTCCAATATAACGAAAGTTGTGGCCAGTACGGACCAGCATTCTCTGGATCGTATGGCAGAGGTGTATGGTCCGGTAATCAAGGCCGGGCTGCATATTGCCCCAGATATTAAGACGGCTGAAGCTGCTAAGGTACTAGAAAATACTCAAAGAGACTTGAATGTGGCTCTAATGAATGAACTTTCGGTTATATGTGACAAATTAGGGATTGCGACAGCCGATGTCTTGGCGGCTGCACAGACCAAGTGGAACTTTATGCCATTTAGTCCAGGTCTCGTGGGTGGCCATTGTATCGGAGTAGATCCATATTATCTTACAGCGCGNGCACAGCAGTTGGGATATGTGCCACAGGTAATTCTTGCGGGAAGGCGGATCAATGATTCGATGGGCGCCCATGTTGCCAGTAAATTAGTGAGTTTACTTGAAGATAGGGGTAGGTGTGTAGATGAATGTCGGATCGGGATTTTTGGATTGTCATTTAAGGAGGATGTTTCCGACCTTCGAAACAGCAGGGTTGTGGATATAGCACGAGCATTAGTTCGTCAGGGTGCCGAGGTTATCGTAAACGATCCCTTTGCCCACCATGAGGAGGTTCGGGAGAAATTCGAGATTGATTTGACAGCTTTATCGAGCGTTGAGAACCTGGACGGACTAATTCTTGCCGTTCCTCACTCTCCATATCGTGCTATGCCAGTGGCCGATTTATGCAAATTTCTTGCACCCAAGGGGGTCTTGATAGATGTCAAGTCAGTNGTAAACAAAGCAGAAATTCCAGAGGGAATTAGCTACTGGGCTCTCTAACTTATTTGCAAATCCAACCTCCTCCTACAAGACGGGTGCCTTTGTAAAAGACGGCTGCCTGACCAGGAGCTACCGCACCCGGCGACCCTTCGAAAATAATTTCGGCACCATTGCGCAGACGGGGCTTAATTTTTGCCGGCACGCCTGGTGAGTTGGATCGAACTTTGACATTTAGGTGCAATTCTCCCTCTTCTCCGGCGGAGGAGTCAAGCCAGTTCACATTTTGCAACAATGTTGAGGTCTTTTCCAGAGAAGATCGTGGCCCAACAACTACATTTTTCTTTCCTGGGTCTAATTTGACTACATAAAGCGGTTCTTTCCAAGGGACTTGGAGGCCTTTTCTTTGACCAACTGTANATCGAATTACTCCTTCATGTGTTCCAATTATTGTTCCATCCTCTAGAATGATATTGCCGGGTTCGCCTGCGTTGGGTTGCAACATTTCCAAGGTACGAACATAGTCTCCATCGGGTACGAAACAGATATCTTGGCTATCGGGTTTCNCAGCTACTGGCAGGCCATGCTTCGANGCTATCAAGCGTGTTTCAGTTTTTGAAAGGTTTCCAAGTGGGAAGTTCAGGTAGCGCAGTTGTTCACACGTGGTGGCAAATAGGAAATAACTTTGGTCTTTGTCTTTGTCGGCAGCAGTATGCAGTTCCACGCCGTTTTTGGATTGGAGTTGACGCACATAGTGTCCCGTCACCAGAGATTCAGCCCCAAGTTCTCTTGCGGTTTTAAGTAAGTCACGAAATTTAATTCGTTCGTTGCAGCGGACGCAAGGTATAGGGGTAATTCCAGCAATGTAGGAATTCTTAAAGTCATCAATTACCTCTGATTTAAATTTCTTCTCATAATCAAGTACGTAATGGGGGATGTCCAGCGTATCTGCAACCTTTCTTGCGTCATAAATATCCTGTCCTGCACAGCAAGTGCGAGTTCGGGGTTCTGTGTGGTTGTGATTATATAATTGTAGGGTAAGTCCTATTACCTCGTAGCCTTCTTGGACCATCAGGGCGGCAGCGACTGAACTATCAACTCCTCCTGACATCGCAACCGCTACTTTGTTTTTTTTATTGTTCATAAAATTTGCATAGAAAATTATTTTGAATGTTCCAGGNTTAGGGGGTCTTTGCGAAGGTCAACAGGGTNATGGATCTCCAAATTTGTTTATAACNGCTGAATCCTTATGGTTCCACGCCATTTCCCAAAATTTTATCTCCATTCTAGTTGCTTGGTTAAAAATAGAACAAAGTGAGTTATAACGCGCGGAGCTGCTGCGATTTCTATAAAGAATGTCGAGTTGATTCGTAGCGTCTTTGGAAGCTTCCTGGTATTCGTTTCCACTATACATTTTTATCCAATTGCTGTAGGGGTTTTCAGTCTTAGATGAGGGTATTGAAGCCAGGTTGCGGCCAATTTCGGCGTATCCTACCACGCATGGCGCAAGAGCCGTCATTAGGTCGAGTAGGTCCCCCCTGTTTCCGCAGTCCAGGACAAACCGAGTATAGGCTGTGGTCGCAAGGTCTTCAGGTATTTTGGTGAGTTTGTCTAAGGGAATTCCCCATCCCTCGCAAAACTCAACATGCAACTGTATTTCAAAATTTATAATAGTGTTCATGGCAGCGGCAGCGGAACGCATCTCTTCCAGGCTTTCTGATTTATAGGCCGCTAATGCATAGGCACGGCCAAACTGAATAAGAAAGAGATAATCTTGTATTAAATAATATTTGAAGCTCTCTTTAGTTAGAGTTCCATATCCTATGTCTTTAACAAATGGATGATTGATATAGTCATTCCAAATTGTTCCCGAACTTTCGCGCAATTGATAGAAAATTGAATTTTCCATTCGTTAACAAATTTCCTCGTGTTTGACCCCGACTAAGGCACGGTGTCGCCTTAAGCACAATCGTGTGTTACACATGAAGTTATCCAAAAAGAGCATTTCGGTGTCCGGAGGGAACGCGAAGAATTAATCCATCTAGATGTTCCGTTATTACAATTTGACATCCTAGGCGCGAAGTGCTGGTTAATTCTGAAGCTAGGTCTAAAATATCTTTTTCATCTTCAGTGGGGGATCTTAAAAGACCAACATAGCTTTGGTCTACTATAACATGGCATGTGGAGCATGCCATTGAACCTTCACACGCGCCTTCCAAATTTATTCCATGATCTTGGGCAACTTCTAGGACAGTTGATCCAATGGGCGCCCGCACTGATAGCACTTTACCATCGGGATTGATAAAAGTTATGTTAGGCATGATTAATTGTCTGTTTTTGTCGACATTGTGAATAAGGCATACTTTGTGGAAAGGTTTTTGAACAAGACTAGATTGTGCTTTCTTATTTAGCCGATAGAGAGGTTATAACTGAAGTAATGCGTTTGACGGAGTAATCAATTTCATCAGCGGTGGTAAAACGGCCTAAACCAAAACGGATTGCACCCTGAGCTGCGTCATCAGGCGCGCCGAGGGCTTTTATAACATAGGATGGTTCGATGGAGTTAGATGTGCATGCGGACCCACTTGAGAATGCAATTTCGGGGATAGCTGACATTATTTGGTCACTGCTTATACCAGGGAAGCTGATATTAAGATTCCCTGGCAATCGTTGTTGCATATGGCCGTGCAGAAGAGTTGTTGGGATGGCCGACGTTATACCTTTGTAAAGGCGCTGTCTTAATTCTAGCATTCTCGCGGGCTCATGGTCCAAATTTTGATTTGCTATGTCACATGCTTCGCCTAGTCCCACACAAAGTGGGGTTGACAAGGTGCCAGATCTGAGACCTCGTTCCTGTCCTCCACCATCGATTAATGGGTTTATTCTGACTCGTGGTCGCCGACGTATGTAAAGTGCACCAATGCCCTTGGGTCCATAGATTTTGTGGCCGGATATACTCAGTAAATCTATATTCATGGACTGTACGTTCAGCCGAATTTTACCAATAGCCTGTGCGGCATCTGTATGAAATAGAGCTCCTCGTGTCTTACAAAGTTCGCCTATGGCAGCAATTTCCTGAAGTACGCCTATTTCATTGTGTGCAGCCATAATGGAAACTATTAAAGTATCCTCATTGAGTGAGGCATTTAGGGTTTCAAAATCCAGAATTCCAGTTTCTTTGACAGGTAAAAAAATAACTTCGTATCCGCTGGCTTCGAGCCGTTTGCAAGTTTCTATTACGCATTTGTGTTCGGTTTGTGCAGTTATAATTCTTTTCCGTTTTTTTCCATAGAAGCTTGCAGCCCCCTTCAGGGCTAAATTATTGGATTCGGTGGCTCCTGACGTAAAAATTACTTCACGGGGATCGGCCGCTATAATGGCTGCAACTTTTACTCGAGCAATTTCCACAGCTTCCATGGCTTCTCGACCATATTGATGTCCATCAGAATGAGGATTTCCAGGCTTGGCATTAAAAAATGGCAGCATGGTTTCTANAACCTGGGGATCAGTAGCAGTTGTGGATTGATTATCTAAGTAGATTGGGAAACTCAATTTTTCTGTTTCTGCTTCTTCAGAGTATGTGATCATGTGTCTTGATGCTCCCCTAGAAAATCGCCCAATAATGCTTTCTCTTGAAGCGCTATCCAGGCTTTTGTCGCACTTTCAATATCCTCATCCGTCGTTGCCCATCCAATGCTAATTCGAATGGCTTCGTTTGCAATAGTAGAAGATAGTCCCATAGCTTTTAGTACATGGCTGGGTGTTACCTTTCCAGAGCTGCAAGCGGACCCAGCGCTGACTGAAATTCCAGCTAAATCCAGTGCTATGACTTGGGTTTCGGCTGGTAGACCGCGCATTCGGATACATGTTGTGTTAATTAGGCGGGGACCGTTACATCCAAAAATTTCGACGTCTGGGAAAGCCTGCCTTAGTTTATTTTCCAAACTTGAACGCATTTTTGAAATCCGGCTAATTTCCTCTGGTTGTGCCTGGATATCGGCTAAGGTTGCTGCAAAACCCGAGATTGAAACGAAGTTCTCGGTTCCGGGCCGGAGAGTATATTCTTGACCACCTCCTACTAGCTGCGGGCCAAGTTTTACTCCATCGGCTATGATTAGAGCGCCAATGCCCTTTGGACCGCCGGTTTTGTGGGCTGAAAGTGATAATAAATCCACTCCTAAGTGGGACATATTGATATCCATCTTTCCAAGGGCTTGCACCGCGTCACAGTGGACAAGGCAGCCGTTATGGTGTGCTATGGAAGTGATTTCATGAAGGGGCTGAATCACGCCCGTCTCGTTATTGGCAAGCATAACTGAAATCAGTGTAGGGCTAGTCCGTAGAGACAACATTTCTTCAAATCGTTTTAGATCAACGATCCCGTCCGAATTCACGGGAATCCGGTTTTTGTCGTCTGCAGCAAACAGTACTGAGTCATGCTCGATGTCCGAAACCATGGTAGTCCCAATGCTGCGTCCATGTAATGCTAAGTTATTGGATTCAGTTCCTCCACTAGTAAATATGACCCTACTATTCTTGGCTCCAATGGTTTCCATCAGGATATCCCGCGCTTCAGTGAGGGTCTTGCTGACCTCCCGCCCATGTTTGTGGACTGATGAAGGGTTTCCTACAAGGTGCATCGCTTCTTGCATGGCTCTCATCACAATGGGCCGCATGGGTGCGCTTGCATTGTAATCTAGATAGCGATTGGTATTTACCTTTCTAGTCATTTGATTTTACAACCCTTAAACTGGGAAAGCACCTTATTGGGAAGCAGTCTGTAAGGCTCTTTGCATCAGGATTCGGGACCGTGAGGGTCTTTGTCTTTGCCGAAATCTGAAGTGCCCGACCTTTTCTCCAATATTTTGATTCGGGAATCTAGCTCCTGCACTTGCTGAAGAATTTTTTCAAGTGCTCGTGCGACTGGATCAGAGGTATTTTCCGGTGTTCCATATGCAAGAAAACCAGCCTGATTCGGCTGCGTTTTTGCTCGAACCGCTTTGGCCGGTACTCCGACCACTGTCGTTCCCGCTGCTACATCGGCAACGACCACGGCATTAGAGCCAATGCGGGCATTTTCTCCAATGGTAATTGGCCCTAAAACTTGTGCTCCTGCACCAACGATTACCCCGTTTTCCAGTGTTGGATGTCGTTTCGTGCCGCGCTCTAATGATGTTCCACCCAGTGTGACACCCTGGTACAGGGTTACGTCATTTCCTATTTCTGTAGTGGCGCCAATGACTACTCCCATCCCGTGGTCAATGAATAGGCGTTGCCCAATAATTGCGGCGGGATGAATTTCTATGCCTGTTAACACCCTGCCCAAGTGTGAAATAAACCTGCCTAGCCACTTAAAGTTGTTTCTCCAAGCCCGATTGCCGGCGCTATAGAAAACCATTGCGTGGAATCCTGGGTAGCAGAAAATTACCTCAAGGGCAGATCGAGCNGCTGGATCATGCTCTAAAATTACCGAAATTTGATTACGCATATTCTTGAAAATCATGATGCTTATTGTGATATGATGCGGGACTGAGGTAGAAAACGGCCTAAGTTTCGCCTCCAGTTCAGGAAGGTATAGTCGTGGATATAGGATTCTTGATTAACCCAGTCAAGAATTTGGTCTGTGTTTTTCCAGTGGGTAGGCCTTTTAGGTGGCCAGAAGTTTGGGATGTTGCAACCGTTGATTGAGGAGAAGGCGCTGTGCCAGAGGTGATATTAAATGGCCCTGACGGAAGATTAGAAGGCCGATACCAACATGGAAAGAGTGAAGATGCCCCTTTGGCTATAGTTCTGCACCCCCACCCAGAACATGGGGGAAATATGAACAATAAAGTTGTTTATCGTGTTTTCCAGACGTTTTCCTCAATGGGCTTTTCTACACTTAGGTTTAATTTCCGGGGGGTTGGACGAAGTCAAGGTGAATATGATTTTGGGCAAGGTGAGCTAAGTGATGCAGCTTCAGCCTTGGACTGGATGCAAAGTTTTAATGGGGATGCCCGTGCCTGTTGGGTGAGTGGCTTTTCCTTTGGGGCGTGGATATCGTTCCAACTTCTTATGAGACGTCCAGAGATAACAGGCTTTGTTAATATTGCTCCACCTGCAAATATCTACGATTTCTCGTTTCTTGCCCCTTGCCCTGTTTCAGGAATGGTGATTCAGGGGACATCCGATGAGATAGTGTCTGAACCGGATGTGGCTAAATTGGCCCAAAAACTATCNAACCAAAGGTTCGTTGATATTGATTATGTCAGGTTACGCGGAGCCGACCATTTTTTTGGTGAGTATTTAGATAAGATTTCAGACCGGACAGAAAAGTATGTTAGAAAGCGTATGAAGGAATTAGGCATTAATTGGTGAGACGAAACGAAAATGCTCAGCTAGACGGCCCGTGTGACTAGTTGTGAGGAGATGGGAACAATACGCCAC
Above is a window of Rhodospirillaceae bacterium DNA encoding:
- a CDS encoding alanine--tRNA ligase, whose amino-acid sequence is MPSTKDIRSTFLNFFEENGHTILPSSPLVPHNDPTLLFTNAGMVQFKNIFTGTEERITSRAATSQKCVRAGGKHNDLDNVGYTARHHTFFEMLGNFSFGDYFKEHAILLAWQLVNGIFELPADRLLVTIYHTDDEAFNLWRTISGLPAERIIRIDTNDNFWAMGDTGPCGPCSEIFYDHGDHIPGGPPGSPDQDGDRFVEIWNLVFMQFDQKSDGKRTNLPNPAIDTGMGLERIAAILQGVHDNYETDLFRSLINESKEKSSTQGLNSFSASHRIIADHLRAASFLIADGVMPSNEGRGYVLRRIMRRAMRHAHLMDVPEPLMWKLVPTLVQEMSEAFPELLRAQSLISETLKLEETRFRETLGKGMRLLEEATSKLRSDQELPGEVAFQLYDTYGFPLDLTEDVLRQQGRTVDRVEFDKAMDQQRALAKSNWSGSGDQATEQMWFDLKQAHGATEFLGYTTTSAEATVLAVISNQNIVEAAKAGAPAMVLVNQTPFYGESGGQVGDIGTISDQYGLHIDVTKTVRKADDLIIHIGTIKTGTLAPGNIIDLQVNSEKRNAARRNHSATHLLHTALRNHLGDHVSQKGSLVSPERLRFDLSHPKPITPDELQEIQLEINTEILRNSPIQTLLMTPAQAISGGALALFGEKYGAEVRVVTIGHEDEDHYSRELCGGTHVERTGDIGSLFIFNETAVGSGIRRIEAVTGLEAIELFQQKDALLRRTADALRVGTADIDERVHTLLDEKRKLEKNLAVARQAGLGSGSGRNSESKPKRIGDTDFLAQQIDGIPPKELRGLADQMKKRIGSGIIVLLSVTDGKVGLVIGVTEDLTGRYDAVEFVRKGAAILGGKGGGGRRDLAQAGGPNVDATGKTLEALEDLLKTL
- the recA gene encoding recombinase RecA, with protein sequence MSDPSLRVVDPEKMDKEKAIDAALSQIERAFGKGSIMKLGQDEQVVETEVIPTGSIELDIALGIGGLPRGRIVEIYGPESSGKTTLALHVVAEAQKRGGACAFVDAEHALDPVYARKLNVDTDELLISQPDAGEQALEIADTLVRSGAIDVLVVDSVAALVPKAELEGEMGDHHVGLQARLMSQALRKLTGSIAKSRCTLIFINQIRMKIGVMYGNPETTTGGNALKFYSSVRLDIRRIGAIKDRDEIVGNHTRVKVVKNKLAPRFKTVEFDIMYGEGISKVGELLDIGAKNGSIEKSGSWYSYKDQRIGQGRENAKQYLLEHPEVSAEIEANVRISAGLGDSRAAIEEVDEKTIETKASKG
- a CDS encoding UDP-N-acetyl-D-galactosamine dehydrogenase; its protein translation is MEKIAVLGLGYVGLPVVTAFAEFHESVIAYDINTSRIDELRKGFDRNGDITPELLRMHSKIFTSNSDRLSDASFYVIAVPTPITEEHEPDLGPVTAACKIIGSYLAEGDLVVLESTVYPGVTEEVCGPILQNVSGLIAGKDFALGYSPERINPGDKEHNFSNITKVVASTDQHSLDRMAEVYGPVIKAGLHIAPDIKTAEAAKVLENTQRDLNVALMNELSVICDKLGIATADVLAAAQTKWNFMPFSPGLVGGHCIGVDPYYLTARAQQLGYVPQVILAGRRINDSMGAHVASKLVSLLEDRGRCVDECRIGIFGLSFKEDVSDLRNSRVVDIARALVRQGAEVIVNDPFAHHEEVREKFEIDLTALSSVENLDGLILAVPHSPYRAMPVADLCKFLAPKGVLIDVKSVVNKAEIPEGISYWAL
- a CDS encoding tRNA 2-thiouridine(34) synthase MnmA, which encodes MNNKKNKVAVAMSGGVDSSVAAALMVQEGYEVIGLTLQLYNHNHTEPRTRTCCAGQDIYDARKVADTLDIPHYVLDYEKKFKSEVIDDFKNSYIAGITPIPCVRCNERIKFRDLLKTARELGAESLVTGHYVRQLQSKNGVELHTAADKDKDQSYFLFATTCEQLRYLNFPLGNLSKTETRLIASKHGLPVAXKPDSQDICFVPDGDYVRTLEMLQPNAGEPGNIILEDGTIIGTHEGVIRXTVGQRKGLQVPWKEPLYVVKLDPGKKNVVVGPRSSLEKTSTLLQNVNWLDSSAGEEGELHLNVKVRSNSPGVPAKIKPRLRNGAEIIFEGSPGAVAPGQAAVFYKGTRLVGGGWICK
- the tenA gene encoding thiaminase II, producing MENSIFYQLRESSGTIWNDYINHPFVKDIGYGTLTKESFKYYLIQDYLFLIQFGRAYALAAYKSESLEEMRSAAAAMNTIINFEIQLHVEFCEGWGIPLDKLTKIPEDLATTAYTRFVLDCGNRGDLLDLMTALAPCVVGYAEIGRNLASIPSSKTENPYSNWIKMYSGNEYQEASKDATNQLDILYRNRSSSARYNSLCSIFNQATRMEIKFWEMAWNHKDSAVINKFGDPXPC
- a CDS encoding 2Fe-2S ferredoxin, whose protein sequence is MPNITFINPDGKVLSVRAPIGSTVLEVAQDHGINLEGACEGSMACSTCHVIVDQSYVGLLRSPTEDEKDILDLASELTSTSRLGCQIVITEHLDGLILRVPSGHRNALFG